The proteins below come from a single Chryseobacterium nepalense genomic window:
- the hutH gene encoding histidine ammonia-lyase, producing the protein MIYGVDVFSFHDVLEICKTPNKAKLNKAAREQILKSQKNVQKIVESDRCVYGINTGFGPLCDTKISADETALLQYNLIISHAVGVGKPIDKELSKIMMIAKVHALSKGFSGVSLEVIERMVLMLEKDIIPVVPEQGSVGASGDLAPLAHLVLPLLGLGKVWVGNEMFPTAEILEKNDLLPLSLGPKEGLGLINGTQFILAHAIKGLEKFEYLLDLADMTAAMSLEAYRGSASPFKKELHEIRPFEGSKKVAARMLKFLKGSENLQAHEDCERVQDPYSMRCVPQVHGASRNAFEHLKMMAETELNSVTDNPIVLSAEESISGGNFHGQLMALPLDYATLAAAELGNISDRRSYLLLEGKYGLPRLLTESSGLNSGFMIPQYTSAALVTENKTLCFPASADSIPTSLGQEDHVSMGSISGRKFNQVLGNLVNILAVELMFAAQGLEFRRPAKCSKIIEENFAILRSKVTKLEDDRLIGEDMLAIAELINERKFVVN; encoded by the coding sequence ATGATATACGGTGTAGATGTTTTCAGTTTCCATGATGTTCTGGAGATCTGTAAAACTCCCAATAAAGCTAAACTTAATAAAGCAGCCAGAGAGCAAATTTTAAAATCGCAGAAAAATGTTCAGAAAATTGTAGAGTCAGACCGTTGTGTTTATGGGATCAACACAGGTTTCGGACCTCTTTGCGATACGAAAATTTCAGCCGATGAAACGGCGCTTTTACAATACAATCTGATCATTTCCCATGCAGTAGGTGTGGGGAAGCCTATTGATAAAGAACTTTCAAAAATCATGATGATTGCCAAAGTTCATGCGTTGTCAAAAGGATTTTCGGGAGTTTCTCTGGAAGTCATCGAAAGAATGGTTCTCATGCTGGAAAAAGATATCATCCCAGTTGTTCCGGAGCAGGGATCTGTAGGCGCTTCCGGTGATCTTGCTCCGCTGGCGCATTTGGTATTGCCGCTTTTGGGCCTAGGAAAAGTATGGGTTGGAAACGAGATGTTTCCTACGGCAGAAATTTTAGAGAAAAACGATCTTCTTCCATTGTCATTAGGGCCGAAAGAAGGACTGGGACTGATTAACGGAACACAGTTTATCTTAGCCCACGCGATCAAAGGACTGGAAAAGTTTGAATATTTACTGGATCTTGCTGATATGACGGCAGCTATGAGCCTTGAAGCGTACAGAGGTTCTGCAAGTCCCTTCAAAAAAGAACTTCATGAGATCAGACCTTTTGAAGGCAGTAAAAAAGTGGCCGCAAGAATGCTGAAGTTTCTGAAAGGCTCGGAAAACCTGCAGGCTCATGAAGACTGTGAGCGTGTTCAGGATCCGTATTCCATGCGATGCGTTCCACAGGTTCACGGGGCAAGCAGAAATGCATTTGAACATCTTAAAATGATGGCAGAAACAGAATTGAATTCCGTGACAGATAATCCGATTGTTCTAAGTGCTGAAGAGTCTATCTCAGGCGGTAATTTCCACGGTCAGCTCATGGCTTTACCACTGGATTACGCTACTTTGGCGGCGGCCGAACTGGGAAATATTTCTGACAGAAGAAGTTATTTATTGCTGGAAGGAAAATACGGTTTACCAAGATTATTAACGGAAAGTTCAGGGCTAAACTCCGGATTTATGATCCCTCAGTATACCTCAGCAGCGTTGGTAACAGAGAATAAAACATTATGTTTCCCGGCTTCTGCGGATTCCATCCCTACAAGTCTTGGGCAGGAAGATCACGTTTCCATGGGAAGCATTTCAGGAAGGAAGTTTAATCAGGTTCTGGGAAATCTTGTAAATATTTTAGCTGTCGAACTGATGTTTGCAGCACAGGGCTTAGAATTCAGGAGACCGGCAAAATGCTCTAAAATCATTGAAGAAAACTTCGCAATCTTGCGATCAAAAGTTACTAAACTTGAAGACGACCGATTGATTGGTGAAGATATGCTGGCGATCGCAGAATTGATTAATGAAAGGAAATTCGTGGTAAATTAA
- a CDS encoding acyl-CoA carboxylase subunit beta, which translates to MDIEFNKREDQNRLKLSEINRLLAEIKKGGGEKRLQKLRDEGKMTARERIEYLLDKDSDSIEIGAFAGYEMYEEHGGCPSGGVVVVMGYVSGRQCIIVANDASVKAGAWFPITGKKNLRAQEIAMENRLPIIYLVDSAGVYLPMQDEIFPDKEMFGRIFRNNAKMSAAGIIQISAVMGSCVAGGAYLPIMSDEAMIVDKTGSIFLAGSYLVKAAIGESIDNETLGGATTHCSISGVTDYKAKDDKDALNRIKNIMKSLGSTDKAGFDRIESAQPKEKPENIFGIMPVSRAEQYDTYEIIKCLVDNSEYEEYKPDYGKSIICATARIDGWSVGIVANQRKLVKSGKGEMQFGGVIYSDSADKATRFIANCNQRKIPLVFLQDVTGFMVGSKSEHGGIIKDGAKMVNAVSNSVVPKFTIIIGNSYGAGNYAMCGKAYDPRLIVAWPWADLAVMGGAQAAKVLAQIQESTLKKQGKEITEEEHNEILNSISKKYQKQTEATYAAARLWTDAIINPADTRKWISMGIEAANHSPITEKFNLGVIQV; encoded by the coding sequence ATGGACATTGAATTCAATAAAAGAGAAGATCAAAACAGATTAAAGTTATCAGAAATAAATCGTCTGCTCGCTGAAATCAAAAAAGGAGGCGGAGAAAAAAGGCTTCAGAAACTTCGTGATGAAGGTAAAATGACAGCAAGAGAACGAATTGAATATCTTCTTGATAAAGATTCTGATTCCATAGAAATCGGTGCTTTTGCCGGGTATGAAATGTATGAAGAGCACGGTGGCTGTCCAAGCGGCGGTGTTGTGGTGGTTATGGGGTATGTATCCGGAAGACAATGTATTATTGTTGCCAATGATGCTTCTGTAAAAGCAGGTGCCTGGTTCCCGATTACAGGTAAAAAAAACCTGAGAGCACAGGAAATCGCCATGGAAAACAGACTCCCTATTATTTACCTTGTAGATTCAGCGGGTGTATATCTTCCGATGCAGGACGAAATTTTTCCTGATAAGGAAATGTTCGGGAGAATTTTCAGAAATAATGCGAAAATGAGTGCTGCAGGGATTATCCAGATTTCTGCGGTGATGGGAAGTTGTGTTGCGGGTGGAGCTTATCTTCCGATTATGAGTGATGAAGCGATGATTGTTGATAAAACAGGTTCTATTTTCCTTGCAGGAAGTTATTTGGTAAAGGCAGCCATTGGTGAAAGTATTGACAATGAAACATTGGGAGGCGCAACAACACACTGCTCGATCTCCGGAGTTACCGACTATAAAGCAAAAGATGATAAAGATGCCCTGAACAGGATCAAAAATATCATGAAGTCTCTTGGAAGTACTGACAAAGCAGGTTTTGACAGGATTGAAAGTGCCCAACCGAAAGAAAAACCGGAAAATATTTTCGGAATCATGCCGGTTTCAAGGGCAGAACAATATGATACGTATGAAATTATTAAATGTTTAGTGGATAATTCTGAATATGAAGAGTATAAACCTGACTATGGTAAAAGCATTATCTGTGCTACCGCCAGAATAGATGGATGGTCGGTGGGAATTGTTGCCAACCAGAGAAAACTTGTAAAAAGCGGAAAGGGCGAAATGCAGTTTGGTGGTGTGATTTATTCTGATTCTGCAGATAAAGCAACAAGGTTTATTGCCAACTGTAATCAAAGAAAGATTCCGTTGGTATTTTTACAGGATGTAACAGGTTTTATGGTTGGTTCAAAGTCCGAACATGGGGGAATCATCAAAGACGGCGCTAAAATGGTGAATGCCGTTTCCAATTCTGTAGTACCTAAATTTACCATTATTATAGGAAATTCTTATGGTGCCGGAAATTACGCCATGTGCGGAAAAGCGTATGATCCAAGGCTTATTGTAGCCTGGCCATGGGCAGATCTTGCAGTTATGGGTGGAGCTCAGGCGGCGAAAGTGCTGGCCCAGATTCAGGAATCTACTTTGAAAAAGCAGGGGAAAGAAATTACAGAGGAAGAACATAATGAAATTCTAAACAGCATTTCAAAAAAATATCAGAAACAAACAGAAGCCACTTATGCAGCAGCCAGACTCTGGACGGATGCTATCATTAATCCGGCAGACACAAGAAAATGGATTTCCATGGGAATTGAAGCAGCCAATCATTCTCCCATTACTGAGAAGTTTAATTTGGGAGTGATACAGGTTTAA
- a CDS encoding GNAT family N-acetyltransferase: protein MKIQRTDSSGRDFRDLVQLLDADLAVRNGEDQAFYNQFNNIDVIKNCIVVYVDETPAACGAFKKFADDTVEIKRMYTHPDFRKRGLATAIVKELEKWAKELNYKKAVLETSLEQNEALSVYEKSGYIRIPNYGQYIGVEKSVCYEKIL from the coding sequence ATGAAAATTCAGAGAACAGATTCTTCCGGCAGAGATTTTCGGGATTTGGTACAGCTTTTAGATGCTGACCTGGCAGTTCGGAATGGTGAAGATCAGGCGTTTTATAATCAGTTTAATAATATTGATGTGATTAAAAACTGTATCGTAGTTTACGTTGATGAAACTCCTGCGGCGTGTGGCGCATTTAAAAAGTTTGCGGATGATACGGTTGAAATTAAAAGAATGTACACCCATCCGGATTTCAGAAAAAGAGGTTTGGCAACAGCTATTGTGAAAGAGCTTGAAAAGTGGGCAAAAGAATTAAACTATAAAAAAGCGGTTCTGGAAACCTCACTGGAACAGAACGAGGCGCTCTCGGTTTATGAAAAAAGCGGCTATATAAGAATTCCCAATTATGGTCAGTACATTGGTGTTGAGAAGAGTGTCTGTTACGAAAAAATCCTGTAA
- a CDS encoding DMT family transporter, with amino-acid sequence MHKLALFRLHLIVFLWGFTAILGKLIHANAEILVFYRMLFAAVFLYLYIRIFKKESIKVSKKIFFQLAAIGFSMALHWYCFFYSIKISNVSIALSCLSLSTLFASIMEPIIFKRKIDISEVIMGVVIVACILLIFKTEFRFKEGIFYGVLCAIFGTVFSVFNGKMFGKTSSGNIIFYEIFCGWSILMIIYLFTGQIFHMNEISYRDIALICLLASVFTAFPMLESVNLMKYISPFTLILTVNLEPVYGIILAFFIFGESEHMSPIFYVASGVMILAIIANGLIKAKKQKTLN; translated from the coding sequence ATGCATAAACTGGCTCTTTTCAGATTGCATTTGATTGTGTTTTTATGGGGATTTACAGCAATTCTGGGAAAATTGATTCATGCCAATGCGGAGATTCTTGTATTCTACAGAATGTTGTTTGCTGCTGTCTTCTTATATCTTTACATCAGAATTTTTAAAAAAGAAAGCATTAAAGTTTCAAAAAAGATCTTTTTCCAGCTTGCGGCAATAGGTTTTTCCATGGCTTTGCACTGGTACTGTTTTTTTTATTCTATTAAAATTTCCAATGTTTCCATTGCTTTAAGCTGTCTTTCATTATCAACCTTATTTGCTTCCATTATGGAACCTATTATTTTTAAACGTAAGATTGATATCTCGGAAGTCATCATGGGTGTTGTGATTGTCGCCTGTATTCTTTTGATATTTAAAACGGAATTCAGATTCAAGGAAGGTATTTTTTACGGAGTATTATGTGCCATTTTCGGAACTGTTTTTTCAGTGTTCAACGGTAAAATGTTTGGAAAGACAAGCTCAGGAAACATTATTTTTTACGAAATATTCTGCGGATGGTCTATTTTAATGATTATTTATCTGTTTACAGGACAAATTTTTCACATGAATGAAATAAGTTACCGTGATATTGCGTTAATATGCTTGTTAGCAAGTGTTTTCACTGCCTTTCCGATGCTGGAATCGGTGAACCTGATGAAATATATTTCGCCTTTTACATTAATTTTAACAGTTAATTTAGAACCGGTTTACGGAATTATACTAGCTTTTTTTATCTTTGGAGAATCAGAACATATGAGTCCTATTTTTTATGTGGCTTCAGGAGTTATGATACTGGCAATCATTGCCAACGGATTGATAAAAGCTAAGAAACAAAAAACTTTAAATTAA
- a CDS encoding DUF2059 domain-containing protein, with amino-acid sequence MIKKIIFLFTLFCFTFSYAQAKHEKIKELISLSGAFTISRGIPKEVIANYKKKYNNVPESEWAGLEQKISVEELINNVIEMYSSRFTEPEINELLVFYKSDLGRKMIRHSQDMIQEIQTATSNWAMKVTEIINNDLTKKGYLTSPPPPVSDGPPPPMMPKK; translated from the coding sequence ATGATAAAAAAAATAATTTTTCTCTTCACGCTGTTTTGCTTTACATTTTCATATGCCCAAGCAAAGCACGAGAAAATCAAAGAATTAATTTCTCTGAGCGGAGCTTTTACCATTTCCAGAGGAATTCCGAAAGAAGTGATTGCAAATTATAAGAAGAAATATAATAATGTCCCTGAATCTGAATGGGCTGGCCTTGAACAGAAAATCAGTGTTGAAGAACTTATAAACAATGTGATTGAAATGTATTCAAGCAGATTTACAGAACCTGAGATTAATGAGTTGCTTGTTTTCTACAAATCAGATCTGGGAAGAAAAATGATTCGTCATTCACAGGATATGATACAAGAAATTCAGACGGCAACGAGTAATTGGGCAATGAAAGTAACTGAAATAATTAATAACGATCTCACGAAGAAGGGATATTTGACTTCTCCGCCGCCGCCCGTATCGGATGGTCCGCCACCTCCAATGATGCCTAAAAAATGA
- the uvrC gene encoding excinuclease ABC subunit UvrC gives MNPSLELQLKTLPSEPGVYRYYDKNDQLLYVGKAKNLKKRVLSYFNKTLSGYRTRIMVGKINRLETTIVNSEYDALLLENNLIKEHQPFYNVMLKDDKTYPWICIKNEDFPRIFLTRTKIKDGSEYYGPYAKVRPAKILLDTIKHIYKLRTCNLNLAPAKIEEGKYKVCLEYHIKNCEGPCEGLESKQDYDEKIDAIRGIIKGDFRKAKEYLVNQMMKYATNLQFESAQIVKERLDALEDYQAKNTVVNPSIDDVDVFGMTSDETAAYVNFFKIRNGNIIQSFTTEIKKILEETDEEIMEQALVEIRQKFDSDSKEVLLPFHLAIEIPNVKLIVPKVGDKKRIVELSEKNAKEYRLEKLKQVQIVDPERHTNRIMAEMQKLLRMPVEPRHIEGFDNSNIQGTNPVSACVVFKDGKPSKADYRIFHPKTVEGPNDFATMEEVIYRRYKRMLDEGEDLPQLILIDGGKGQLSSAVKSLRLLGLYGKITIIGIAKRLEELFFPEDSIPLYLDKKSETLKILQRVRDEAHRFGVKHHRTRRKNSTIKSELEEIPGVGGKTIELLLSRLKSVKRIKESNLETLEEILGKSKAKIVYDFFNNE, from the coding sequence ATGAATCCTTCCTTAGAATTACAGCTCAAAACTTTACCATCTGAACCCGGCGTTTATCGTTATTATGATAAAAACGATCAGCTGCTGTACGTGGGTAAGGCCAAAAATCTGAAGAAAAGAGTACTATCCTATTTCAATAAAACCCTTTCCGGCTACCGTACAAGAATAATGGTCGGGAAGATAAACCGCCTGGAAACTACTATTGTTAATAGTGAATACGATGCACTTTTATTAGAAAATAATCTCATCAAAGAACATCAGCCGTTTTATAACGTCATGCTGAAGGATGACAAAACCTATCCCTGGATTTGTATCAAAAATGAAGATTTTCCGAGAATATTTTTAACGAGAACCAAAATCAAAGACGGATCTGAATATTACGGACCTTATGCGAAAGTGCGTCCGGCAAAAATTTTACTGGATACCATCAAACATATTTACAAGCTGAGAACCTGTAATCTTAATCTGGCTCCTGCAAAGATTGAGGAAGGTAAATACAAAGTCTGCCTGGAATATCATATTAAAAACTGCGAAGGACCCTGTGAAGGCCTGGAAAGCAAACAAGATTATGATGAAAAGATCGACGCTATCCGTGGTATCATCAAAGGAGATTTCCGCAAAGCAAAAGAGTATCTGGTAAACCAGATGATGAAATATGCCACGAACCTTCAGTTTGAAAGCGCACAAATCGTAAAGGAAAGACTGGATGCTCTTGAAGATTACCAGGCTAAAAATACAGTCGTAAATCCGAGCATCGATGATGTGGATGTTTTTGGTATGACCAGCGATGAAACGGCCGCTTATGTGAACTTTTTTAAGATCAGAAACGGAAATATTATTCAGAGTTTCACGACCGAAATTAAGAAAATTCTTGAGGAAACCGATGAAGAAATTATGGAGCAGGCTTTAGTTGAAATCCGTCAGAAATTTGATTCTGATTCTAAGGAAGTGCTGCTGCCTTTTCATCTGGCTATTGAAATTCCGAACGTAAAACTGATCGTCCCGAAAGTAGGCGATAAAAAACGTATTGTAGAACTTTCTGAAAAAAACGCAAAAGAATATCGTCTTGAAAAACTGAAGCAGGTACAGATTGTAGATCCGGAAAGACACACCAACCGTATCATGGCAGAGATGCAGAAACTATTGAGAATGCCTGTAGAGCCCCGCCACATCGAAGGTTTTGATAATTCCAATATTCAGGGAACCAATCCTGTTTCCGCCTGTGTTGTTTTCAAAGACGGAAAACCCAGCAAAGCAGACTATAGAATTTTTCATCCTAAAACTGTAGAAGGTCCGAACGATTTTGCAACGATGGAAGAGGTCATTTACCGGCGTTATAAAAGAATGCTGGATGAAGGAGAAGACTTACCACAGCTGATCCTAATCGACGGAGGTAAAGGCCAGCTCTCTTCTGCAGTGAAAAGCTTACGACTGTTGGGGTTATATGGTAAAATTACCATCATCGGCATCGCCAAAAGACTGGAAGAGCTTTTCTTTCCGGAAGATTCCATTCCGTTATATCTTGATAAAAAATCTGAGACCCTTAAAATTTTACAGAGAGTAAGGGACGAAGCGCACCGTTTTGGCGTAAAGCACCACAGAACCAGAAGAAAGAATTCAACGATAAAATCTGAACTGGAAGAAATTCCCGGCGTGGGCGGAAAAACAATTGAACTGCTCTTGTCGCGGTTAAAATCTGTGAAAAGAATTAAAGAATCAAACCTGGAAACTCTGGAAGAGATTCTTGGGAAAAGTAAGGCTAAAATTGTGTATGATTTTTTTAATAATGAATAA
- a CDS encoding PorV/PorQ family protein, which yields MMKKYLLLVLSLMYGISQSQIIRKYSNEFLNIGAGARGLAMGGAVVSNQDDVYSPMWNPAGLMAIERDWQGAAMHAEYFESIAKYDYLAYAKVLETGVFGVSVVRLGVDNILNTTQLIDTEGNIDYDKITKFSQSDYAAILSYAFNPGGNTKLDVGVNAKIVYRNVGKFANGYGFGFDVGAIYKMDNGWKLGGMLRDATTTVNFWSVNQKELSTVVNGEEFNPAPKDKMELTMPKLNVGASKIFEINSSVYILPEAGLNIDFAKTAALISSDIASITPYAGAELGYQKMIFVRLGVNRFQSITDIEDLRRKVSFQPSAGIGIRYRGLTLDYAITNSGIGGSNFYSNFFSLKLDMGQFRND from the coding sequence ATGATGAAAAAATATCTTTTACTTGTATTATCCCTGATGTATGGCATCTCGCAATCGCAGATCATCAGAAAATATTCCAATGAGTTCCTGAATATCGGAGCTGGAGCCAGAGGTCTGGCCATGGGAGGAGCCGTAGTTTCCAATCAGGATGATGTATATTCTCCGATGTGGAATCCTGCAGGACTTATGGCAATAGAAAGAGACTGGCAGGGCGCAGCAATGCACGCAGAATATTTTGAATCTATTGCCAAATATGATTATCTCGCGTATGCTAAAGTTCTGGAAACAGGTGTTTTCGGAGTTTCTGTAGTGAGACTGGGTGTAGATAACATCCTCAATACTACACAGCTTATCGACACTGAAGGAAATATTGATTACGATAAAATTACAAAATTTTCACAGTCAGATTATGCAGCCATACTTTCCTATGCATTCAATCCTGGAGGGAATACCAAATTGGATGTAGGTGTTAATGCTAAAATCGTATACCGAAATGTGGGCAAATTTGCCAACGGCTACGGATTTGGATTTGATGTGGGGGCTATCTATAAAATGGATAATGGGTGGAAGCTGGGAGGTATGCTGAGAGATGCAACAACTACCGTCAACTTCTGGAGCGTTAATCAGAAAGAACTTTCCACGGTGGTTAATGGGGAAGAATTCAACCCGGCACCAAAAGATAAAATGGAACTTACCATGCCGAAACTCAATGTGGGAGCAAGTAAAATCTTCGAGATTAACAGCAGTGTATATATTTTACCGGAAGCCGGCTTAAATATCGATTTTGCTAAAACAGCCGCTCTTATTTCCTCAGACATTGCAAGTATCACTCCTTATGCAGGAGCAGAACTTGGGTATCAGAAAATGATTTTTGTGAGACTTGGGGTCAACAGATTTCAGTCGATCACAGATATTGAAGATCTCAGAAGAAAAGTTTCCTTCCAGCCGAGTGCGGGAATCGGGATCAGATACAGAGGCCTTACGTTAGATTATGCCATTACCAATTCCGGAATCGGAGGATCCAATTTTTATTCCAACTTCTTTTCCCTGAAACTGGATATGGGACAATTCAGAAATGATTAA